The following coding sequences are from one candidate division KSB1 bacterium window:
- a CDS encoding PAS domain S-box protein has product MVPQLRIVLVDDNPDDRFLLIRELRREFGQVEVEQVIGPEEFAAALDCAAFDLVITDYKLQWADGLAILREVKRRCPDKPVIMFTATGSEEIAVEAMKAGLDDYILKSPKHFARVPAAVRLVLERAAQRRLLVEAETRYRDLVHRVPIGLYRLGPDGTFADANPALASMLGYPRPDALIGRRLWDLFCRPEFVEVWKGQLERNGRLEGLEYEMRRADGRIVWVRDYCTAARDREGRIWRYEGSLEDVTARHEAEQALAQERNLLRTILDNAVDYVFVKDRASRFILTNPAHLRILGARSLDEVVGKTDFDFFPRELAERYYADEQEVIATGRPLLNRLEKAVDPQGNEYWLLTTKTPLWDASGNTIGIVGISRDITELRRVEEERNRLVMAVEQAADGVLLVDSTRRIRFANRACGNILARSPASLIGQDALSSGCFELDREQRREIGTQLQQQGWWSGRLRGRRLDGTEIVCEASVSRFSPEDSPAESNYVVVLHDLTRIELLERQLEQSRRLEAVGRLAGGIAHDFNNVLTAISGYADLILLDLEANDPIRQDVEEIKKAASRAASLTRQLLAFGRKLVLQPRVLNLNELVENLTKMLRRLIGEDIELVVDLDPELGNIHADPAQIEQVVVNLVVNARDAMPHGGRLVIETSNVALDEEYARTHVDARPGNYVMLAVSDTGHGMDEATKAHIFEPFFSTKGKDHAGLGLAQVYGIVKQSGGHIWVYSEPGHGTTFKIYLPRVDAPAEKPVQPEEAKAVLEGTETVLLVEDDDTVRALTRSVLRRFGYTVLEAKSPGDALLISERHAGPIHVLVTDVVMPGMNGRELAERLRTQRPDLRVIYCSGYTDNLVTVQGLLEEGVDFVPKPFHPEALLRKVRDALDQP; this is encoded by the coding sequence ATGGTACCTCAGTTGCGTATTGTGCTCGTCGATGACAATCCGGATGACCGCTTCCTGCTCATTCGGGAGTTGCGGCGGGAGTTCGGCCAGGTGGAGGTGGAACAGGTCATCGGCCCGGAGGAGTTCGCCGCCGCCCTCGACTGCGCTGCCTTCGATCTCGTCATCACCGACTATAAGTTGCAATGGGCCGACGGGCTGGCCATTCTCCGCGAGGTGAAGAGGCGCTGCCCAGACAAGCCGGTCATCATGTTCACGGCCACCGGCAGCGAGGAAATTGCTGTGGAGGCCATGAAAGCCGGCCTGGACGACTACATCCTGAAGTCGCCGAAGCACTTTGCGCGCGTCCCGGCAGCGGTCCGCCTGGTTCTGGAACGCGCGGCACAGCGGCGGCTCCTTGTAGAGGCTGAGACCCGCTACCGGGACCTGGTGCACCGTGTCCCGATCGGACTCTACCGCCTGGGTCCGGACGGTACCTTCGCGGACGCGAACCCCGCGCTGGCCTCCATGCTCGGTTACCCACGCCCCGACGCCCTGATCGGTCGGCGCCTCTGGGACCTCTTTTGCCGTCCGGAGTTTGTCGAGGTTTGGAAAGGGCAGCTCGAACGCAACGGGCGACTGGAAGGCCTCGAATACGAGATGCGGCGGGCCGATGGTCGAATTGTGTGGGTGCGTGACTACTGCACCGCCGCACGGGACCGGGAGGGTCGCATCTGGAGGTACGAGGGGAGCTTGGAAGACGTAACCGCCCGCCACGAAGCCGAGCAGGCCCTGGCGCAAGAGCGCAATCTACTCCGGACCATCCTCGACAACGCGGTGGACTACGTGTTTGTTAAGGACCGGGCCAGCCGCTTCATCCTCACCAACCCCGCCCATTTGCGAATCCTGGGCGCCCGTTCCCTCGACGAGGTCGTGGGTAAGACCGACTTCGACTTCTTCCCCCGTGAGTTGGCCGAGCGCTACTACGCCGACGAACAGGAGGTGATTGCCACCGGCCGCCCCCTCCTCAATCGTCTCGAAAAAGCTGTGGACCCGCAGGGAAACGAGTACTGGCTGCTGACCACCAAGACCCCTCTCTGGGACGCCAGCGGCAACACGATCGGGATTGTGGGGATCAGCCGCGACATCACGGAGTTACGGCGGGTGGAGGAGGAGCGAAACCGCCTGGTGATGGCTGTGGAGCAGGCAGCCGACGGCGTGCTGCTGGTCGACTCTACGCGTCGCATCCGTTTCGCCAACCGCGCCTGCGGAAATATCCTGGCCCGATCACCCGCCTCGCTAATCGGTCAGGACGCCCTCAGCAGCGGGTGCTTCGAGTTGGATCGGGAACAAAGGCGGGAGATAGGGACACAGCTTCAACAACAGGGTTGGTGGTCGGGCCGATTGCGCGGCCGGCGGCTGGACGGCACGGAGATCGTCTGCGAAGCAAGCGTGTCGCGGTTTTCCCCGGAGGACAGCCCCGCGGAATCCAATTACGTCGTTGTGCTTCACGACCTCACGCGGATCGAGCTTCTGGAACGCCAGCTGGAGCAATCGCGTCGGCTGGAGGCGGTTGGACGACTGGCCGGGGGCATCGCCCATGACTTCAACAACGTACTGACGGCGATCTCCGGATACGCGGACCTGATTCTCCTGGACCTGGAGGCGAACGATCCGATCCGTCAGGATGTGGAGGAGATCAAGAAGGCCGCCAGCCGAGCCGCCTCCCTTACGCGACAACTCCTCGCCTTCGGACGCAAGCTGGTCCTGCAGCCGCGCGTCCTTAACCTGAATGAGCTGGTTGAGAACCTTACCAAGATGTTGCGGCGGTTGATCGGCGAGGACATCGAGCTCGTGGTCGATCTGGACCCAGAACTCGGCAACATCCACGCGGATCCTGCCCAGATCGAACAGGTGGTCGTCAACCTCGTGGTCAATGCCCGCGACGCGATGCCCCACGGGGGGCGCCTGGTGATCGAGACGTCTAACGTTGCCCTGGACGAAGAGTACGCGCGCACCCACGTAGATGCCAGGCCCGGGAACTACGTGATGCTGGCGGTCAGCGATACGGGCCACGGGATGGACGAAGCGACGAAGGCCCATATCTTCGAACCCTTTTTCAGCACCAAGGGCAAGGACCACGCAGGTCTGGGTCTGGCTCAGGTCTACGGCATCGTCAAGCAGTCCGGGGGGCACATCTGGGTGTACAGTGAGCCGGGACACGGCACCACATTCAAGATCTACTTGCCCCGCGTTGACGCTCCCGCGGAGAAACCCGTCCAGCCAGAGGAGGCAAAGGCCGTTCTGGAAGGCACCGAGACCGTCCTGCTGGTGGAAGACGACGATACGGTGCGCGCCTTGACGCGTTCCGTTCTCAGACGCTTCGGGTACACCGTGCTCGAGGCCAAAAGCCCGGGTGACGCACTCCTGATCAGCGAACGACACGCCGGCCCCATTCACGTTTTGGTCACCGACGTGGTCATGCCGGGGATGAACGGGAGAGAACTGGCCGAACGTCTTCGGACCCAGCGTCCGGATCTGCGCGTGATCTACTGTTCGGGCTACACGGACAACCTCGTTACGGTCCAAGGGCTGCTGGAGGAGGGTGTGGACTTCGTCCCCAAGCCTTTCCACCCAGAGGCTTTGCTTCGCAAGGTGCGCGATGCGCTCGACCAGCCCTGA
- a CDS encoding ATP-binding protein gives MTGAGENATVTLTATGEVLVSEKAGRLLGWTPERPPEATLEGLLERVDLTDRDRLRAAIKAVLRGETSSRRLRFRTVRVKGEGRVLEAELSGVLREGKTTLSIRLSDVTDEATARQRVWEEPRLLHTILDAVPLPALVLEEQRVQVVNAAAADLLAGGHGERLAGLSLEQVLGTEQGAAVAEWVTRGRRSLAKPRRGVVLRADGTPTPVELWARLLPTAAGSKVILFLRDLSETEALGRQVEQAARRLAAFQSVVRSALFARSEKDVASSVLRSLAGILPIGAGGVISYNAEASRFEVVANLGDVESLPVPPRWWVNALRDRHPFVISDLRTAAAIPEWLISAREKGWRSVFCAPLLSEEELVGSLVLVSAREGVLSGEGLDLARQAVEPLALGMQYARMRETLRESLRLFEERIRERSAELEEKAAELERLNTALLNLLDDLRATNLRLERATRSLLEMNEDLESFVYTVSHDLRAPLRAIQGFTQAVLEEAAPVLPEDSVVYLRRSLEASQRMEALISDLLEYSRLGTRRLRIRQVELDEVMQEVLGLYEREIEGRKARVFVKTPLGAALADEGLLVQVLGNLLSNALKFVAPERKPRVRIYSELREETVRIWVEDNGIGIPPDQGERIFRVFERLHGPEKYPGTGVGLAIVRRAMERMRGRVGFESAPGRGSRFWIELPRFSPKPVSSVSPQT, from the coding sequence ATGACGGGAGCAGGTGAAAACGCAACGGTCACCCTCACGGCCACCGGCGAGGTTCTTGTCAGCGAGAAAGCGGGTCGGCTCCTGGGATGGACTCCGGAAAGGCCACCGGAAGCCACTCTGGAGGGCCTCCTCGAGCGCGTCGATCTCACGGACCGGGACCGGCTGCGTGCGGCCATCAAAGCCGTGCTGCGGGGCGAGACCAGCTCGCGACGCCTGAGGTTTCGCACCGTCCGAGTCAAGGGTGAGGGGCGCGTGCTGGAGGCCGAGCTCTCCGGGGTGCTGCGCGAGGGCAAGACCACCTTGTCCATCCGCCTCTCGGACGTCACAGACGAAGCTACGGCGCGCCAGCGTGTCTGGGAAGAGCCAAGGCTGCTCCACACGATCCTGGACGCCGTCCCTCTACCGGCTTTGGTCCTGGAAGAACAGCGGGTTCAGGTGGTCAACGCGGCGGCGGCAGACCTGTTGGCCGGCGGTCACGGGGAAAGACTGGCAGGGCTCTCCCTGGAGCAAGTCCTCGGCACGGAACAGGGCGCTGCGGTCGCCGAGTGGGTGACTCGAGGCAGGCGCTCTCTGGCCAAGCCGCGCCGGGGCGTTGTGCTGCGCGCCGATGGAACCCCGACGCCCGTAGAGCTGTGGGCAAGACTTCTGCCTACGGCAGCAGGGAGCAAGGTAATCCTCTTCCTGCGTGACCTGTCCGAAACGGAGGCTCTGGGGCGGCAGGTGGAGCAAGCGGCGCGGAGGCTGGCTGCTTTCCAGAGCGTGGTGCGGTCTGCTCTTTTCGCCCGTTCCGAAAAGGACGTAGCCAGCTCGGTGCTCCGCTCGCTGGCCGGGATTCTGCCCATCGGAGCTGGAGGCGTGATCTCGTACAACGCCGAAGCAAGCCGTTTCGAGGTTGTTGCCAACCTGGGAGATGTGGAATCCTTGCCCGTTCCCCCTCGCTGGTGGGTGAATGCCCTACGGGACCGGCACCCGTTCGTGATCTCCGACCTGCGGACTGCCGCCGCCATTCCGGAATGGCTGATCTCCGCTCGTGAGAAGGGGTGGAGGAGCGTGTTCTGCGCCCCCCTTCTGAGCGAGGAGGAGTTGGTCGGAAGCCTCGTTCTGGTCTCGGCCAGGGAAGGGGTGCTGTCCGGAGAGGGACTGGACCTGGCGCGGCAGGCTGTCGAGCCCCTCGCTCTGGGGATGCAATACGCCCGGATGCGCGAAACCCTGCGGGAGAGTCTGCGGCTCTTTGAGGAGCGAATTCGGGAAAGAAGCGCGGAGCTGGAAGAGAAGGCGGCCGAGCTGGAGCGCCTCAACACCGCCCTGTTAAACCTCCTGGACGACCTTCGCGCCACCAACCTTCGGCTGGAGCGCGCCACCCGGTCCCTTCTCGAAATGAACGAGGACCTGGAGTCGTTTGTCTACACGGTGTCTCACGACCTCCGCGCTCCCCTGCGGGCCATCCAAGGTTTCACCCAGGCCGTCCTTGAAGAGGCCGCCCCCGTGCTCCCGGAGGACTCCGTGGTTTACCTCCGTCGCTCCTTGGAAGCGAGCCAGCGGATGGAGGCTCTGATCTCCGACCTACTGGAGTACAGCCGGCTTGGCACGCGACGGCTGCGCATCCGGCAGGTGGAGCTGGACGAGGTGATGCAGGAGGTGCTGGGCCTCTACGAGAGGGAGATCGAGGGCCGAAAGGCGCGCGTCTTTGTAAAAACGCCCCTCGGCGCCGCGCTGGCCGACGAGGGGCTTCTCGTGCAGGTGTTGGGGAATCTCCTGTCGAACGCCCTGAAATTTGTAGCCCCCGAGCGAAAGCCGCGGGTACGCATCTATTCGGAATTGCGCGAGGAGACTGTGCGCATCTGGGTCGAGGATAATGGCATCGGTATTCCCCCGGATCAGGGGGAGAGGATCTTCCGCGTATTCGAGCGTCTGCACGGACCGGAGAAATATCCTGGGACGGGGGTGGGCCTAGCCATCGTACGCCGGGCCATGGAGCGAATGCGCGGACGCGTGGGATTCGAGTCCGCCCCCGGCCGTGGCAGCCGCTTCTGGATCGAACTCCCCCGCTTCTCCCCGAAGCCCGTCAGCTCTGTCTCTCCCCAAACGTAA
- a CDS encoding UbiA family prenyltransferase, whose protein sequence is MARQASPWGASDRRIFCIATHNIANGIRVGNTYLARASLFRRLQFTAMGPIFVALQGRRRDYDLRNQGEIGDMELDEKISSILNATDRLFLSTAVDGNPSGSALFFARDGNDLIFFTFSTTRKAEQIRYNPRVQAVIWPRGEEGIRGLQIEGECHRIRDPQEIERTRQLLLGVTTAFQAYMDDPFLRKNGVVGFYRLRPTLIKYVDFYAPEQMQWREYPENQPGDLQLFWRAFKNRIALWVRAVRAPFFTGTLVPVVLGAVIARGDLAARGASLLWSWPTFFLTLFGAILAHAGTNLANDYFDHTSRNDEYNRYFSPFNGGSRMIQAGLLPAWKVLFAALLCFALTAGIGLYLNRQITGSVFGNSPLLWIGAAGIALGLLYTGSPVRLGYRGFGELAIALGFGPIMVLGSHYVLFSPAIRQSGAGWPWVTPLLASVPVAILIMLVVWINQFQDLPADRKVGKNNWVVRLGTVEGGTVRYEKPFRYYAGFLYATFGYILILSLLGLADRSLSSPWAWIALLPAFLVAKMIRWGKDWLRRWQDPQSDRHRLPYELLRVNASTIAVHLVTGLLLALGFWLGYGG, encoded by the coding sequence ATGGCTCGGCAGGCCTCTCCATGGGGCGCCTCCGATCGCAGAATCTTTTGCATCGCCACTCACAATATAGCCAACGGGATCCGGGTGGGCAACACCTACCTCGCACGGGCCTCCCTTTTCCGGCGCTTGCAGTTCACGGCGATGGGCCCTATATTCGTGGCGCTTCAGGGGCGGCGCAGGGATTACGATCTGAGGAATCAAGGGGAGATAGGCGATATGGAGCTCGACGAGAAGATCAGCTCGATCCTGAACGCAACCGATCGGCTCTTCCTCAGCACGGCCGTCGACGGCAATCCTTCCGGCTCGGCCCTCTTCTTCGCGCGCGATGGCAACGATCTGATCTTCTTCACCTTCAGCACCACTCGCAAGGCCGAACAAATCCGCTACAATCCGAGGGTGCAGGCGGTCATCTGGCCGCGAGGCGAAGAGGGAATCCGCGGCCTCCAGATAGAAGGGGAGTGCCATCGCATTCGGGATCCACAGGAGATCGAACGGACGCGACAGCTGCTTCTTGGCGTGACCACGGCGTTTCAGGCGTACATGGACGATCCGTTCCTGCGCAAGAACGGTGTGGTGGGCTTCTATCGGCTGCGCCCCACGCTGATCAAGTACGTGGACTTCTACGCGCCGGAGCAGATGCAGTGGCGCGAGTATCCCGAGAACCAGCCGGGAGACCTCCAGCTTTTCTGGCGCGCCTTCAAGAACCGCATCGCCCTCTGGGTCCGGGCGGTGCGGGCGCCCTTCTTCACCGGAACGCTGGTACCCGTCGTCTTGGGAGCGGTGATTGCACGGGGCGACCTCGCTGCCCGGGGCGCTTCCCTCCTCTGGAGCTGGCCCACCTTTTTCCTCACCCTTTTCGGGGCCATCCTGGCCCACGCGGGAACCAACCTGGCCAACGATTACTTCGATCACACCTCGCGCAACGACGAGTACAACCGCTACTTCAGTCCCTTCAACGGGGGGAGCCGGATGATCCAAGCTGGTCTCCTGCCCGCCTGGAAGGTGCTGTTTGCTGCTCTTCTGTGTTTTGCCCTCACGGCGGGCATTGGCCTTTATCTGAACCGACAGATCACCGGCTCCGTCTTCGGGAACAGTCCGTTGCTTTGGATTGGGGCGGCCGGCATCGCCCTGGGTCTTCTCTACACAGGCTCGCCCGTGCGGCTTGGTTACCGCGGGTTCGGCGAGCTGGCGATCGCCCTTGGCTTTGGCCCCATCATGGTTCTGGGGAGCCACTACGTGCTCTTTAGCCCCGCCATTCGGCAGTCGGGCGCTGGCTGGCCATGGGTAACGCCCCTTCTCGCCTCAGTCCCCGTGGCGATTCTGATCATGCTCGTGGTGTGGATCAATCAATTCCAGGACCTGCCGGCGGACCGGAAGGTGGGTAAGAACAACTGGGTGGTCCGTCTGGGCACTGTTGAAGGCGGGACCGTCCGCTACGAAAAGCCCTTCCGCTACTACGCCGGGTTCCTCTACGCCACGTTTGGCTACATCCTGATCCTGTCCCTTCTTGGGCTGGCCGACCGGTCCCTCTCCTCTCCCTGGGCCTGGATCGCCCTGTTGCCGGCCTTTCTGGTAGCCAAGATGATCCGTTGGGGCAAGGATTGGCTGCGGAGGTGGCAGGACCCGCAATCCGATCGCCACAGACTGCCCTACGAACTCTTGCGCGTGAACGCCTCGACCATTGCGGTCCATCTGGTGACGGGTCTTCTCCTCGCCTTGGGGTTCTGGCTTGGCTACGGGGGTTGA
- a CDS encoding response regulator translates to MERPAEPFTILLVEDNPDDSILIRRALEKTGVGHRIQWVQSGEAALSYLEGQDHFGDRLRYPLPALVLLDLRLPGLSGFDVLAWIRGHPRLRTLPVVVLTSSGDLRDVNRAYELGANSYLTKPITPAEVERMMAALHGYWLRWNRYPELAVP, encoded by the coding sequence ATGGAGAGGCCTGCCGAGCCATTCACTATACTGCTGGTAGAGGATAACCCCGATGATTCCATCCTGATTCGCAGAGCGCTGGAGAAAACGGGTGTAGGACACCGGATCCAGTGGGTGCAAAGCGGCGAGGCAGCCCTGAGCTACCTCGAGGGTCAGGATCACTTCGGCGACCGTCTGCGCTATCCTCTGCCCGCACTGGTCCTCCTCGACCTTCGTCTCCCCGGCCTTTCGGGCTTCGACGTTCTCGCCTGGATTCGAGGCCACCCGCGTCTGCGGACCCTACCAGTCGTGGTCCTCACCAGCTCCGGCGACCTGCGGGACGTGAACCGTGCGTACGAACTGGGCGCAAACTCCTACCTGACGAAGCCCATTACCCCGGCGGAGGTAGAACGAATGATGGCGGCTCTCCACGGGTACTGGCTCCGCTGGAATCGATACCCGGAGCTCGCCGTTCCGTAG